GCCGCCGAGATTCAATCGCCCCTGGAAGTGAATGAAATCACCCGGAACGACCGCGCGGACCAGCGTCAGCGCACTGGCCCATCCGTCCGGGAATTCCTGCGGATCGAACCGGAGAGGGTCGCCCTCAGCACCTGGAAACGGGCTGAAAACGATCAAGGCTACGTGCTCCGCTTTCTCGAAATCAGCGGGAAGCCTCAACGGGCGAAGGTTTCATCCCCGTTCTGGAACCTTCGATCCGTTCATCGCTGCAACGCGCTCGAGTTGCCCAAGGAAAAAGTCCAATCCAGCGCCCGGACCTTCGAGTTTGACCTCCCCCCTTTCGGCATCGGCACGTTCCATGTGAAAACGAGTCCTTGAGCAACTCACCTGCCAAGACGCAGAGGCTCGAGCTCCCATCGTTGGTCGGGGATCGATCCCAACCCGGCTCGCCCGTTTCGCGGTTTCCACTTCGCGACTCAACTCTCGAACAATGCGCGCATTCCCTCCCGATCGAGGCCGGCGCCGAGTGCCAGCATCAGCTCCAAACGCGCCTTGGGCGCCGGCAGCCAACCCGACAATAGCACTCCCAGGCGGCGCAGATGCTTGCCGGATCCCGCGTAAGCATAAGTATCCAAGACGCGGCCCTGCGGACACCGCGAACAAATCACCAGGGGCACTCCCGTTTGAGAAGCGCGCTCCACCGCCGGAATGGCGGTCACCGGCACGTTGCCCCGTCCCAGCCCCTGCAACACCACCCCGCGAGCGCCGCCACCCAACGCCGCGTCAATCAACCTTCCGTCCGAACCCGCGGCCAGTGTCACGATCTCCACGCGTTCTTCCAATCGCCCGCCCCATAAAGGTTCGCGCCTCGGTACGCTGCGAGAAACGATGACGCGATCTTTCTCCACAATCCCCACCGGCCCGAAATCACGCCCCTGAAAAGTGTCCACACGCTCCGTATGGGTCTTCTGCGCGTCCAGCGCATGGACGATGGAATCGTTCAACACCACACATGTCCCCAGCAGCGCGCAGGCCGGTTCCACACAAGCGCGGACGGCGGATCGCAGATTCGCCGGCCCATCCCAGCCCAACTCCGAGCTGTTGCGCATCGACCCGACGAAGATCACCGGTTTCATGGGCCTCAATGCGCGCTCCACCAAATAGGCCGACTCTTCCAAGGTATCCGTGCCATGGGTCACGACGACGCCTTGCACGACCGGATCCGCCAGCAGCGGTTCCAGGACGGCGATCAGCCTGACCATCTCGGAAGGCGTCATGTGGGGCCCCGGATGCAGCGCGAAATCGACGCATTCCAATTGAGCCCAAGCCTCCAGACCTGGAACGGTCTCCAGAATGCGTTTTCCGGACAGCGCGGGCACTGGTCCGCCGGACGCTGGATCGAATTGCATCGAGATCGTTCCTCCGGTGAAAACCATCACGACTTTGGGCAAGGCGGACATGGGCTTTCGCACCCGCGTGATCGGGCCTACGCCGGACTGGTCTCGATGTCCTCAGGACGGATATCGAGACATTCGTCCTGATCCTCCCAAACGACCGCGGGGAAGAACTCCAGCAACCGCGGGATCAGTTCCAGACCGGCTTTGGCCAGGAGCAACTCGGCCTTTTCCGCCGCGCGCTCCAGCTCCCGATCGTAATTCTTGACGCTGCGCCGTTGCGGATCGTCCCAGTGGGCGACGGCATGAACGGCGGCATACTCCTTCGCCCACTGCTGAATGGGCGAGCGTAACTCGTCGGCAATGTCCTCGTAGGGCACCGCGCTGCCCGCACAGTGCTGGCAGACGAGTCCTGATTCGGTGATATCGCGGGTGAATAAAGGCAGCAACGGGGCGCGGCAGCAGGGGGACTCGGGATAACCGTGCGGAGGACTCGCCAGCCTCTTCAACCACACTTGACGGTCATGGCCGATTTGGGCCGCCAGTCGGTAGGCTCCCAGCAGGGGATGCGAAAGGCGCCAAACCCGCCCATGCAACTGGCTGAGGGTTTGCGACATCCACCGGGCCAGGGTGTGATCGTCGAAATCTTTAAACACGAGCCCATACTCGATCCATAAACGATCAAGAGGCGAATCCGAACCGGAAGACATGAAACAACTCTGCGCGAGCTCAAACAAACTGCAACCGAAAACCCGCCACTTGAATGGGAGAAAGGATTCTGGCAAGAGAATCTCCCTATGGCCACTTACGTTTACGAAACGATTCCATCCAATCCGAAACAAAAGCCCCGCCGGTTCGAAATCGAACAGAAAATGAGCGACCCTGCCCTCACGCACGATCCCCAATCCGGACAACCTGTTCGCCGTATCATCATCGGAGGAAGCGGCTGGGTCACCCACGGCACCAGCATCCTGTCCATGAAGGTGAAACGATCCAAGTAACCCGGTTCGCCCCCGCACGGCACAGACGATGGTGCCAGCCGGGGGTTCTTGATTTTGGCTGAGTCGCGCGAGCCTGCCTGTGCCGATACCGCGACGGGTTCAGAGGCCCAGGAAGTGGCATAGCCCGGGTATTTCGCACTGGGCTTGAATCCGCGAGTGTGCGCCGCGTGACGGCACGCGGCCTACCATCGCGACGACCTCTGTGTTTGAAGGCCCGGTGTCCTCACCGGGCGTCCCGTGCATGAAATAGGCAGGGCTAGTCCGCCCCATGTTGAAAGGATCAAGAGCCTAACCCTTCGCGCCACCTCGCAGGTTGGGCAACTTGCGCCTAAGCCGCCATACGCAAACGAAGCCTTCGTTTCCGCAAAGCCCCGCATGAACGGCATTGCAGTCCGCCACCCCCGGTCTCCGCGATTCCGCGAGGCGCCCCGCCGCTTACTTCGGCTGGATCTGCAGCTGATACGGCGCCGAGAGCTTGCTGTTCGGACGCCGCGCGGGGATGCTCAGATACTCGTAGTCGAATTTGAACCGATAGTTCACCACCGGCTGCTCTGCAGGCAGGGGCACCATGGCTTCCCAACGGTTTTGAAGCATGGGGGTGCGCTGGAGCGGATAGCTCTCCGTCCCAATCACCACATAGGGCTTCAAGGTGTCCTTGCGCAAACTCTGTTGGTTGCTCTGCCATTCCACCTGGAACAGGTAGAGTCCGTCCTGATGGCGCGGATAACGCGAAGGCGTGAGGTTGTGGATGGACGTGGTGGTGCAACCGCTCAACACGAGGACCATGCCTGTGGCCACGATTCTTCCCAGTACCGAAAGGAGCTTCATGATCGACATCCGATACACGAGCGTATCCGCGGAGTAAAGTGGGATCTCGATTCTCCACGCCCCGCGGTGCATCCTAAGGTTGTCGGTGACCGGGTTGTCGTGGTCACGCAGACAGCCCTGTCTGCTGTGGCGCAGGCTGCCCAAACTGCGGGGCGACGAAGGATCTGATCAGCCGGCACTCGAAACGGCCTTCAGGAAAGCCTCGATTTTTCGGACATCCTTCAAGCCCGGAGCGGATTCCACCCCGCTCGATACATCCACCCCATAGGGCCGAACCCGCCGTACGGCGTCCGCCACATTGTCGGGGTTCATCCCGCCGGCAAGGATCACCGGTTTGCCCAAAGCCGTGGCCTCAGCCGCAATATCCCAATCGAATCTTGCCCCGGTGCCGCCATGAGCCCCTTCGACGTGAGCGTCCAGGAGCCACGCGGAAATCTGGAAGTGCGGCAAATTCTCAAGCACCGTCCGGTCTCGAACGCGAAAAGCCTTGATGATGTTTAATCCCGCAAACTGACGGCAAAATTCCGGTGTTTCCTCCCCGTGCAATTGGACCGCCGACAACCCACATCGAGCAACCGCCTCCCTGACTTCCCCGGCAGCCGGATTGACAAAGACTCCGACCCGCGCCACGAAGGGCGCCAATGGCGAAACCACGGCGCAAGCCTGCTCCAGCGTGACATGGCGCTTGCTGCCCGCGTAAAACATCAGACCGATCGCGTCCACCCCGAGATCCGAGCAGATTTTCGCATCCTCCGGGCGCGTAAGACCGCAGATTTTGATTCGGGGACGCATGCCTGGCACCGGCTTGCCCGCATTAACCAAGTTTGACCGGCTTGCCCGTCTCGGCCGAGCGGTCCGCCGCGAACAAAACCTCGAAGGTGCGCATGGCGTCGGTCAGCGATGTTAATGGCATTTCGCGTCCGGCCCTGACCGCTTCGAAGAAAGCCTCGAACTGAGTTTGATACGGATGATCACTCACATCACCCGAATCGAGCATTTTCATGGATAGCTGGCTCCAGTGGTGCTTGTCCAACCCCCCCACCTTGCTCGAGTGAAATCGGTTGTCCAGCAAGCTCCCTTCGCTCCCGACGAGATGGGTGTGAAAGTAATAGGGTTGATGACAATCAATGGACGACGAGCATTTCCCCACGC
The genomic region above belongs to Verrucomicrobiota bacterium and contains:
- a CDS encoding asparaginase, with the protein product MSALPKVVMVFTGGTISMQFDPASGGPVPALSGKRILETVPGLEAWAQLECVDFALHPGPHMTPSEMVRLIAVLEPLLADPVVQGVVVTHGTDTLEESAYLVERALRPMKPVIFVGSMRNSSELGWDGPANLRSAVRACVEPACALLGTCVVLNDSIVHALDAQKTHTERVDTFQGRDFGPVGIVEKDRVIVSRSVPRREPLWGGRLEERVEIVTLAAGSDGRLIDAALGGGARGVVLQGLGRGNVPVTAIPAVERASQTGVPLVICSRCPQGRVLDTYAYAGSGKHLRRLGVLLSGWLPAPKARLELMLALGAGLDREGMRALFES
- a CDS encoding zinc ribbon domain-containing protein — encoded protein: MATYVYETIPSNPKQKPRRFEIEQKMSDPALTHDPQSGQPVRRIIIGGSGWVTHGTSILSMKVKRSK
- a CDS encoding phosphoribosylanthranilate isomerase; translation: MRPRIKICGLTRPEDAKICSDLGVDAIGLMFYAGSKRHVTLEQACAVVSPLAPFVARVGVFVNPAAGEVREAVARCGLSAVQLHGEETPEFCRQFAGLNIIKAFRVRDRTVLENLPHFQISAWLLDAHVEGAHGGTGARFDWDIAAEATALGKPVILAGGMNPDNVADAVRRVRPYGVDVSSGVESAPGLKDVRKIEAFLKAVSSAG